One genomic segment of Chelonia mydas isolate rCheMyd1 chromosome 1, rCheMyd1.pri.v2, whole genome shotgun sequence includes these proteins:
- the LOC119565095 gene encoding claw keratin-like produces the protein MPFSSLCYPECGVARPSPVTGSCNEPCVRQCPDSEVVIRPSPAVVTLPGPILSNFPQQSEVAAVGAPVVGAGLGGSFGLGGLYGYGGRYGGLYGLGRYGSYGGLYGYGGLLGHGGYCGYPGLYGYGGLLGHGGYCGYPGLYGYGGLWGYGGYGRRYLGGYCGPC, from the coding sequence atgcctttctccagcctgtgctatccagaatgcggggtggcccgacccagtccagtcactggcagctgCAATGAGCCCTGcgttaggcagtgccctgactccgaagTGGTGATCAGACCCTCCCCGGCTGTTGTGACCCTCCCCGGACCAATTCTCAGCAATTTCCCTCAGCAGAGCGAAGTGGCAGCCGTAGGAGCACCTGTGGTCGGAGCTGGTTTGGGAGGCTCATTCGGTTTGGGGGGACTGTACGGCTATGGAGGCCGTTATGGAGGGTTGTATGGTTTAGGGAGATATGGTAGTTACGGGGGCCTTTACGGTTATGGGGGATTATTGGGCCATGGGGGATACTGCGGTTACCCGGGCCTTTACGGTTACGGGGGATTATTGGGCCATGGGGGATACTGTGGTTACCCAGGGCTTTATGGTTATGGGGGATTATGGGGATACGGAGGATATGGCCGTAGGTATCTTGGTGGATATTGTGGGCCATGTTAA